The genomic DNA ACCTTTCAAAAAGAGCTCTTGAAATATATTGTTGTTCTTGCTTTGGGTTAAATAATATCATTATTTCAATCCATCTTTGGTGATCTAAAAGCTCTTTTTCACTTGAAATAATACAATAATAGTTATCAATATACCCTGACACACTAACGTTATTATTTTCAAAACCAGTTTCTATAAACTTAGTAAACAGTTGTTTTTTCAAAGCTCTTTTCCTATCTCTAAACCTTATGCTATCTCCATATTTATAATAATAGGTTCCTACCAAGATTGTTATTATTATAGCCAATGTAAACATAGAGACCAACATTTCTAACCTTTCTTCAGCCTTGTGATTTAAAAGAAAAACAGGAAACATCATTCCAATCGAAGTTCCAAAAACAGGAAGATAATATGCAATAAAATTAGCTTTCATTAGCTTTCGTACCCCTTGCTTTCAAATTCCTTTCTCGCTTTTAAATCAACTGTCAACTGATTTACTCTTTCAGCTACCTTTCTCTTAAAATCAGTATCAGCAATGGTTGCTACATTATCTAGATAACGCACAACTTCTTGTCTTCTTACTTCAGAAAAATTTAACCCTTTCATGTTTGATTTCATCAATTCTTGAAGCATATGAAACTTTGTTTTATAGTTTTGCTTAAAATAAAATTCTGGATTCTCAAACCAATCTTGTTCTAAATCAAAATCTGTTAACCTTAATGAAATAGCTGATTGAATATTACGCACATCTCTTGATGAGAAAAAAGGAAATATCTGTTGAATTTCTTTGTATAATGTTGCATAAAATAAGTGCTGATTTGTTTTATGTAGTTTTTCAGCCTTATCATAAGCATCTAAAACCCGTTGTTCTGTAGGCTTTTCTATAGTATTTAAAATATCTCCCATATTTTTTGCCAACCCTTGATCTTTTAAATATTTATAATCTGATGGACTTGCCATATTCACAAAATCGGGCATTGTTTTTTCCAACTTACGCCACCATAAATGATCTTGATCTAGAAAATCATGTGTTGTTCTTGCTCCATCTATCTTAAATCTTCCCTGTACGCGAGATATTACTGCTTTATCTAGCATCTCTGGTAAATTTGTAAACAACCCTATCGAGCTATTTCCATAATTTACAGCATAAGCACCCTCCGTATAACGTAGAAAAACTCCTATTACTTCTTTCACTCCGGCTGAAACCCCTTGAGTTGTTCGTTCTTGCAAGTTATTTTCTGCATCATCTATAGGTGCAAAAATTAACTTTGTAGGATCTTGCATTGGCTTCATCCATCCTACCATTTTTTCTGCTGAACCGCCTTGAAAAGTAGAAATCAATGTATCAGGCATCGGGTGAAATAAGAATGGAATCTGTAAATGATCGCAATGTTCTTTTAAACGAGTTGCTATAGCTGCTATCAACATACTTTTTCCTGTTCCAGGAATTCCATACCCCATAAAAACAGGCATAAAACCACCCAGCTCTTGAAAGGGATTCTTTTGTGTGTCGAAATCGTAACTTAACATTCTTTCTGTTAACCTTCTTGCAAAATGCTTTGCATCCCTATTTCCTACAATTTGCTCAAATTGAATCTTATTAAACACAACACTTTTAGCAGTTCCTGAAAAAACATTCTCCCACCCTGAAATTGTAAATTCACTATTTTCTAGTTTATAGGTTCTATCAAGTATGGTTTCTGTATATTCTAAGCTACTTTTTCTAAGTTGAATTTCATCTATTAAAGCTTCAAAATAAACGACTGTAAAATCAAGGACATCTTTATCTGACTTTATAATATCTGGGTGTCCTAAATATTTTTCGTAGTAAAACAGACTACAAGCAACTCCTTTTAATGGCGACAATAATGAAACTTCTGGAATTCCAGCAAACTTTTGCTTCATGACAGACAAATCATCTGATGCTTGCGGTTTTAAATCATATAAAATCTTATACGAACTCGCAAATAATTGAAATGCTGTTGCTGTTTGCATTTTGCTTTCAAATGCTCTTTTTCTACTTGAATCTAATGCTGAATTCCTTTCCACTAAACTTGACAATCCCGAAGCATCATAATAACTATCTTTGATCCAAATCCCTAAGGTATATCCTTCTTGAATTGCATATAATGTTTGATTCAAATATATAGGTATTGCAATAGCATCTGGCAGCAATCGTTTTTTTAAAGCTAATACCGTTTTTGATATAGAGGTTATTTCCAAGACTCCACTGCCATTATTAGCTCTTGATAAATACAATAAAATGGATTCATCTTTGGAGTTTTTATCTTTATTTCTTGCTCGTTGCCCTTGCTTCCATTGAATACTTTTTAAATACCCACTTGCTTCTTCTCGAAGTAGCGCTAGTTCATTTTGTTTTATTGGGAAAGTCGAATTCTGCTCCATAGTTTTTTATTTGTACTTGATTAATAGCATAATATAGCTATTTCTTTTATTTTTTTTTATAAGGGTTTATTAAGTTTGTGTTAGGCAAAGGAGTATTCTTTTTTAGGTATTTATTAAACCAACCTATTATATCCTTGAATTTTTCTTTTCTAAACTGAGAAATCCCATGGTTTCCTCCTTCGTAAATTTTTAAACGATATGGTATTTTATATTTCTGAAATTCTAGAGCCAATTCTAAACTCTGAGTTGCCCTCACATTCCAGTCTGCACTACCGTGTAATAAAAAGATAGGAACATTTTTTGGAAATTTATTTACCCATTTTATAGCAGAGCGCTTTGTTAACGCTGCTTCTTTATTTTTATAGTAATTAGGAATCAATTCTGCTAGGACTTTAGTTTCCATATTAGGCCGAGCTTGAATAGCCTTAAAGCTATTGGATACAGCACCTCCTATAACAGCTGTTTTTATTTTATTTGTTTGGGTTAATACTTTATAGGCCATCATTCCTCCTCTACTCCAACCCAATAAACCTATTTTGTCAGCAGCTACATTAGGTAGTTCTTTGACAACATCCAATAAC from Tenacibaculum maritimum NCIMB 2154 includes the following:
- a CDS encoding AAA family ATPase is translated as MEQNSTFPIKQNELALLREEASGYLKSIQWKQGQRARNKDKNSKDESILLYLSRANNGSGVLEITSISKTVLALKKRLLPDAIAIPIYLNQTLYAIQEGYTLGIWIKDSYYDASGLSSLVERNSALDSSRKRAFESKMQTATAFQLFASSYKILYDLKPQASDDLSVMKQKFAGIPEVSLLSPLKGVACSLFYYEKYLGHPDIIKSDKDVLDFTVVYFEALIDEIQLRKSSLEYTETILDRTYKLENSEFTISGWENVFSGTAKSVVFNKIQFEQIVGNRDAKHFARRLTERMLSYDFDTQKNPFQELGGFMPVFMGYGIPGTGKSMLIAAIATRLKEHCDHLQIPFLFHPMPDTLISTFQGGSAEKMVGWMKPMQDPTKLIFAPIDDAENNLQERTTQGVSAGVKEVIGVFLRYTEGAYAVNYGNSSIGLFTNLPEMLDKAVISRVQGRFKIDGARTTHDFLDQDHLWWRKLEKTMPDFVNMASPSDYKYLKDQGLAKNMGDILNTIEKPTEQRVLDAYDKAEKLHKTNQHLFYATLYKEIQQIFPFFSSRDVRNIQSAISLRLTDFDLEQDWFENPEFYFKQNYKTKFHMLQELMKSNMKGLNFSEVRRQEVVRYLDNVATIADTDFKRKVAERVNQLTVDLKARKEFESKGYES
- a CDS encoding alpha/beta hydrolase family protein, with the protein product MNRYICLLLLYFVTFSIRGQEVKIIEKEKVNWSDYAVKVYKNQKEKIFKKPYKRLDSIDIFKIKYLSNGLKIEAFAAIPKKKKKYPVIVFNRGGNRNFNALGLFRSRENKGIGVVSYFSYLASKGYVVIGCNYRGGGNSEGKDQFGGEDVNDVLALLDVVKELPNVAADKIGLLGWSRGGMMAYKVLTQTNKIKTAVIGGAVSNSFKAIQARPNMETKVLAELIPNYYKNKEAALTKRSAIKWVNKFPKNVPIFLLHGSADWNVRATQSLELALEFQKYKIPYRLKIYEGGNHGISQFRKEKFKDIIGWFNKYLKKNTPLPNTNLINPYKKK